A part of Vigna radiata var. radiata cultivar VC1973A chromosome 11, Vradiata_ver6, whole genome shotgun sequence genomic DNA contains:
- the LOC106777821 gene encoding homeobox protein BEL1 homolog, which produces MARQLCEDKSSSEFCYSDVSSGNPTMLVNQIQGFVSDPEMYNLSTGMEMIGFPKSDTNAVMWRSFIPKPGSSSSKTMNESSTPFYHRDYSNKPSDFTPGNISETSAENLIVGAHDSAPWQDDNSHNRFDDSSLRCVFPCEANERPSQGLSLSLSSTNPSTIGLQSFELRQTSHHPDFVPSGSRDGFFGKPVSVQQQQMLQDGYVSSNSKAASVYQQGHFLVKNSKYLLPAQDLLNEFCSLDAKISEAGKLKSLKKQWEEDNICTGSSKKPSLTSLEFVELQKRKTKLLSMLEEVDRRYKHYRNQMKSVVSSFEAVAGNGAATVYSALALKAMSRHFKCLKDGILGQIQATRKAMGEKDPVAPGTTRGETPRLKVIDQALRQQRAFQQMSMMETHPWRPQRGLPERAVSVLRAWLFEHFLHPYPSDVDKHILARQTGLSRGQVSNWFINARVRLWKPMVEEMYLEEVKDHENNIASSEGATDPDNDINSNVQNPPPPHTTRSEDQKPSLLRIDSECASSIINNHTIDNKNDPKSQEQCFGSVELDFSSYTHQSPGMVSFGSNDQSGNSQSGVSLTLGLQQHGVSLAFPPPSQSSLYYANPRDQIEDCQPVQYSLLDAEGQNLPYRNLMGAQLLHDLAG; this is translated from the exons ATGGCTCGACAACTGTGTGAGGATAAATCATCATCCGAATTCTGCTACTCTGATGTGTCATCGGGAAATCCAACGATGCTGGTGAACCAGATCCAAGGCTTTGTGTCAGACCCGGAGATGTACAACCTCAGCACGGGCATGGAAATGATAGGGTTTCCAAAGAGTGACACCAACGCTGTCATGTGGAGAAGTTTCATCCCCAAACCGGGTTCTTCCTCTTCCAAAACCATGAACGAATCTTCCACCCCTTTCTACCACCGTGACTACAGCAACAAGCCTTCAGATTTCACACCGGGGAATATTTCTGAAACAAGTGCCGAGAATCTAATTGTTGGAGCCCACGATTCGGCCCCGTGGCAAGACGACAACAGCCATAACAGGTTTGACGATTCTTCTTTAAGGTGCGTGTTCCCTTGTGAAGCCAACGAAAGGCCCAGTCAAGGTCTTTCACTCTCTCTCAGTTCAACCAACCCTTCCACTATCGGGTTGCAGTCTTTTGAGCTACGACAAACAAGCCACCATCCTGATTTTGTTCCCTCGGGTTCCAGAGATGGGTTCTTTGGAAAACCAGTGAGTGTTCAGCAGCAACAGATGTTACAAGATGGGTATGTGAGTTCTAATTCCAAAGCTGCAAGTGTTTACCAACAAGGACATTTCCTGGTGAAGAACTCCAAGTATTTGTTGCCTGCACAGGACCTTCTCAACGAGTTTTGTAGCCTAGACGCAAAGATAAGTGAGGCGGGAAAGCTTAAATCGTTGAAGAAGCAGTGGGAAGAGGATAACATATGTACTGGTTCCTCGAAGAAGCCTTCTCTGACCTCTCTCGAGTTCGTGGAATTGCAGAAGAGAAAGACAAAGCTGCTTTCGATGCTGGAAGAG GTCGACAGAAGGTACAAACACTACCGAAATCAGATGAAGAGCGTGGTGTCGTCGTTTGAAGCGGTGGCGGGTAATGGTGCTGCCACAGTGTACTCGGCGTTGGCTCTGAAAGCCATGTCGAGACATTTCAAATGTTTGAAGGATGGGATTTTGGGGCAGATTCAAGCAACAAGAAAAGCCATGGGAGAGAAAGACCCAGTTGCACCAGGCACAACAAGGGGTGAAACACCTAGGCTCAAAGTCATTGACCAAGCACTGAGACAACAAAGGGCGTTTCAGCAAATGAGCATGATGGAAACCCACCCTTGGAGACCTCAACGTGGCCTTCCCGAGCGTGCTGTTTCGGTTCTTCGGGCTTGGCTTTTTGAGCATTTTCTCCATCC GTACCCAAGCGATGTCGATAAGCATATTTTAGCACGCCAAACCGGTCTCTCGAGAGGTCAG GTTTCGAATTGGTTTATTAATGCAAGGGTGAGACTGTGGAAGCCAATGGTGGAGGAAATGTACTTGGAGGAAGTGAAGGATCATGAGAACAACATAGCTTCCTCAGAGGGTGCTACTGATCCAGACAATGATATAAACTCAAATGTTCAAAACCCTCCTCCACCCCATACAACACGATCAGAGGATCAGAAGCCATCACTGCTTCGAATAGACTCCGAGTGTGCGTCCTCCATCATCAACAACCACACCATAGACAACAAAAACGACCCAAAGAGCCAAGAACAGTGCTTTGGGTCGGTGGAGCTTGATTTTTCATCATACACACACCAGTCCCCGGGCATGGTTTCTTTCGGAAGCAATGATCAAAGCGGGAACAGCCAGAGCGGAGTGTCTCTGACACTAGGGTTACAGCAGCATGGAGTCAGCCTAGCTTTCCCGCCACCATCACAGAGTTCACTGTACTACGCAAACCCAAGGGACCAAATTGAAGATTGCCAACCAGTTCAGTATTCTCTTTTGGATGCTGAAGGACAAAACCTGCCTTACAGAAATTTAATGGGAGCACAGCTTCTCCATGATTTGGCAGGATAG